A portion of the Pseudopipra pipra isolate bDixPip1 chromosome 1, bDixPip1.hap1, whole genome shotgun sequence genome contains these proteins:
- the NHLRC1 gene encoding E3 ubiquitin-protein ligase NHLRC1, with the protein MAAEDEAELSLLECRVCFEPYGPDGQRRPRNLPCGHVLCGGCVGALSRRLECPFCRRPCGPAETSDCRPLLQLLELLGPAGRLARALGGSGGPGAAAPAPAGLGLRLCLGGWGSLVNPTGVAACRGTGRLAVAHDGKKRIHVFGPSGFCLQRFGERGDAGNDVKYPLDVTVTSDGHVVVTDGGDRSVKAFDFEGRGVLAVREGFRLPWGLDATPKSEVILTDSEAGALYRLTADFGRGELKKCQMIRAQLVSPRAVAVCQTSGAVAVIEHLKAQGLNKGSTRVKIFSAEMDLIGQLDSFGLNLVFPSKMYATAVAFDKEGRVIVTDVCSQAVICLGKPEEFPMFNPLISYGLSYPVGLTYTANDSLVILDSGDHSIKIYSST; encoded by the coding sequence ATGGCGGCGGAGGACGAGGCGGAGCTCAGCCTGCTGGAGTGCCGGGTGTGCTTCGAGCCGTACGGCCCCGACGGGCAGCGGCGGCCGCGCAACCTGCCCTGCGGGCACGTCCTGTGCGGGGGCTGCGTGGGGGCCCTGAGCCGGCGCCTGGAGTGTCCCTTCTGCCGGcggccctgcggccccgccgAGACCAGCGACTGCCGCccgctgctgcagctgctggagcttcTGGGCCCCGCCGGCCGCCTCGCCCGGGCCCtgggcgggagcggcggcccAGGGGCGGCCGCGCCGGCCCCCGCGGGGCTCGGGCTGCGGCTGTGCCTAGGCGGCTGGGGGTCGCTGGTGAACCCCACCGGGGTGGCGGCCTGCCGCGGCACGGGGCGCCTGGCCGTGGCACACGACGGCAAGAAGAGGATCCACGTCTTCGGGCCCAGCGGGTTCTGCCTGCAGCGGTTCGGGGAGAGGGGGGACGCGGGCAACGACGTGAAGTACCCGCTCGATGTGACGGTCACGTCGGACGGGCACGTGGTGGTCACCGACGGCGGGGACCGCTCCGTGAAGGCCTTCGATTTTGAGGGAAGGGGGGTCCTGGCGGTCCGGGAAGGCTTCCGTTTGCCCTGGGGCTTGGATGCCACCCCCAAGAGTGAAGTAATCCTGACCGACTCGGAGGCAGGCGCTCTCTACCGCCTGACGGCCGACTTTGGAAGGGGGGAATTGAAGAAGTGTCAGATGATCCGGGCTCAGCTCGTCAGCCCCAGAGCGGTCGCGGTCTGCCAGACCTCGGGGGCTGTCGCGGTAATAGAGCACCTGAAAGCTCAAGGACTGAACAAGGGCAGCACCCGAGTGAAGATATTCAGTGCGGAGATGGATCTCATCGGCCAGCTGGATAGCTTCGGTCTGAACCTcgttttcccctccaaaatgtATGCTACGGCTGTGGCCTTTGACAAAGAAGGTCGTGTTATAGTAACGGATGTCTGTAGCCAGGCCGTAATATGCTTAGGGAAACCAGAGGAGTTTCCCATGTTTAACCCTCTAATTAGCTATGGGCTTTCTTATCCGGTCGGACTGACTTACACGGCAAATGATTCCCTCGTCATTTTAGACAGTGGTGATcattcaataaaaatatatagcTCTACCTGA
- the TPMT gene encoding thiopurine S-methyltransferase isoform X2, with protein MDHSANASGLLEGSSIGSQKERVVTEEEWLQKWEVGNIGFHKEQGHPLLQKYLDVLLNGKSGLRIFFPLCGKAVEMKWLADMGHNVVGVEVSEQALKDFFSEHSLPYCEEPVPEISGGKMFQSTSGNISLYCCSIYDLSSSIVGKFDGVWDRGALVAVNPCDRQRYASLMINLMEKNSSYLLVTVSYDPNKHKGPPFYVPESEIKSLFGCGEQEGCLRTEEKTVSLQSSKRARRRT; from the exons ATGGACCACTCAGCGAATGCATCTGGGCTCCTGGAAGGCTCTAGTATTGGGTCACAGAAAGAGAGAGTGGTGACTGAGGAGGAATGGCTACAAAAATGGGAAGTGGGTAACATCGGGTTTCACAAGGAACAAGGACATCC GCTCCTCCAGAAGTATCTGGATGTTCTTTTAAATGGCAAGAGTGGACTGAGGATATTTTTCCCGCTTTGTGGTAAAGCAGTAGAGATGAAATG GTTGGCAGACATGGGACACAACGTTGTTGGTGTGGAAGTAAGCGAACAAgcactgaaggattttttttcagaacacagTCTGCCTTATTGTGAGGAGCCAGTCCCAGAgatttcaggaggaaaaatgtTCCAG AGTACCTCTGGCAACATTTCCCTGTACTGCTGCAGTATTTATGATTTGTCCAG CTCAATAGTTGGCAAGTTCGATGGAGTTTGGGACAGAGGAGCTCTTGTAGCTGTGAATCCATGTGACAGACAACG CTATGCCAGTTTGATGATCAACTTAATGGAGAAGAATTCTTCTTATCTCCTTGTTACGGTTTCATATGatccaaacaaacacaaag gcccACCATTTTATGTTCCTGAATCTGAAATTAAAAGCTTGTTTG GTTGTGGAGAACAGGAGGGGTGCCTGAGGACTGAAGAAAAGACAGTGTCACTCCAgtcttcaaaaagggcaagaaggaggacctaG
- the TPMT gene encoding thiopurine S-methyltransferase isoform X1 has protein sequence MDHSANASGLLEGSSIGSQKERVVTEEEWLQKWEVGNIGFHKEQGHPLLQKYLDVLLNGKSGLRIFFPLCGKAVEMKWLADMGHNVVGVEVSEQALKDFFSEHSLPYCEEPVPEISGGKMFQSTSGNISLYCCSIYDLSSSIVGKFDGVWDRGALVAVNPCDRQRYASLMINLMEKNSSYLLVTVSYDPNKHKGPPFYVPESEIKSLFGSCCEIQCLEKVDDFSERHKQWGLDYFLEVLYMLKFVA, from the exons ATGGACCACTCAGCGAATGCATCTGGGCTCCTGGAAGGCTCTAGTATTGGGTCACAGAAAGAGAGAGTGGTGACTGAGGAGGAATGGCTACAAAAATGGGAAGTGGGTAACATCGGGTTTCACAAGGAACAAGGACATCC GCTCCTCCAGAAGTATCTGGATGTTCTTTTAAATGGCAAGAGTGGACTGAGGATATTTTTCCCGCTTTGTGGTAAAGCAGTAGAGATGAAATG GTTGGCAGACATGGGACACAACGTTGTTGGTGTGGAAGTAAGCGAACAAgcactgaaggattttttttcagaacacagTCTGCCTTATTGTGAGGAGCCAGTCCCAGAgatttcaggaggaaaaatgtTCCAG AGTACCTCTGGCAACATTTCCCTGTACTGCTGCAGTATTTATGATTTGTCCAG CTCAATAGTTGGCAAGTTCGATGGAGTTTGGGACAGAGGAGCTCTTGTAGCTGTGAATCCATGTGACAGACAACG CTATGCCAGTTTGATGATCAACTTAATGGAGAAGAATTCTTCTTATCTCCTTGTTACGGTTTCATATGatccaaacaaacacaaag gcccACCATTTTATGTTCCTGAATCTGAAATTAAAAGCTTGTTTG gCAGCTGCTGTGAAATTCAGTGTCTTGAAAAAGTCGATGACTTCTCAGAAAGGCACAAACAATGGGGATTAGATTATTTTCTGGAGGTGCTATATATGCTAAAGTTTGTAGCttga